A window of Myxococcales bacterium genomic DNA:
GTACGCGTTCTGGGAGAAAGAAGGCGTCTTCGACGCGAGCGACGCCCCCGACGGCCGCCCCGTCTACGTGATCCCGATGCCGCCACCGAACGTGACGGGCTCCTTGCACATGGGCCACGCGCAGCGTTGCACGCTCGAAGACGCGCTCGTCCGCTACCACCGGATGATGGGATATTGCACGCTTTGGCAGCCGGGCATCGATCACGCGGGCATCGCCACGCAGACCGTCGTGGAGCGGCAGCTCGCCCGCGAAGGCAAGACGCGCCACGACCTGGGCCGCGAGGCCTTCACGGAGCGCGTGTGGCAATGGAAGGCCGAGAGCGGCGGGACCATCGCGCGGCAGCAGCGGAAGCTCGGCGCGTCGCCCGACTGGAAGCGCAGCAAGTTCACGATGGACCCGGATATGAATCACGCCGTTCGGGAGGCCTTCGTGCGCCTCTTCGAAGACGGCCTCATGTACCGCGCCACGCGCCTCATCAACTGGTGCCCCGAGTGCCAGACGGCGCTCAGCGACCTCGAGGTGGAGAACGAAGAAGGGGCGCAAGGCGAGCTCTTCCAGTTCGCGTACAAGGTGGAGGGACTCGGCGACGAAGAGATCGTCGTCGCCACGACGCGCCCCGAGACGATGCTCGGAGACACGGCCGTCGCCGTTCACCCCGACGACCCGCGCTACACGCACCTCCACGGCAAGCGCCTCGTGCACCCCTTCCTCGAGCGAACGATCCCCATCGTGACGGACGCCATCTTGGTCGATCCGAAGTTTGGCACCGGCGCCGTCAAGGTGACGCCGGCGCACGACTTCAACGACTTCGCCACCGGCAAGCGGCACAACCTCGAGGAGATCAACATCCTCAACCTCGACGGGACCATGAACGCGGCCTCCGGCACCTTCGCCGGGCTCGATCGCAAGCGCGCCCGCACCGCCGTCAAGAAGGCGCTCGACGAAAAGGGCCTCGCGCGCGGCTCGAAGCCGCACGTCCTCACGCTGCCGCGATGCCAACGCTCTGCCGGCGTCGTCGAGCCGATGATCTCGACGCAGTGGTTTCTCAAGATGGAGGCCATGGCGAAGGCGGCGCAGCGCGCCGTCGATGACGGGCGCACGGAGATCATCCCCGTCGAGTGGAAGAAGACCTACGACCACTTCCTCTCGAACATCCAAGACTGGTGCGTCTCGCGTCAGCTCTGGTGGGGCCATCAGATCCCGGCGTGGCACGGCCCGAACGGCGAGATTCGCGTGGCCCGCGAGCGGCCCGCCGAGTGCTCCGAGGAGGCCGGTTGGAAGCAAGATCCGGACGTCCTCGACACGTGGTTTTCGAGCGCCCTCTGGCCCTTCGCGACGCTCGGCTGGCCTGAGAAGACGCCCTCGCTCGCGAAGTTCTACCCGACCAACGCCAAGCAGAAGAGCGATCTCGAGACGGGCTACGACATCCTCTTCTTCTGGGTCGCCCGCATGATGATGTTCGGGCTCTACTTCACCGGCGAGGTGCCCTTCCGCCGCGTCTTGCTCTCGGGCCTCATCGTCGACGAGACGGGCGACAAGATGAGCAAGGTGAAGGGCAACGTCATCGACCCGCTCGATCTCATCTACGGCGCCGAGTTCACCGAGATCGTCAAGAAGGCCCTGCCGGGGGCGCCCGAGGCGGAGGCGCTCGCGAAATTCAGGAAGGCGTACCCTTCGACGGCGCAGATGGGCAAAGGCTTTCCGGCCTTCGGCGCTGACGCGCTCCGCTACACGCTCGCGACGTTCCCGCCGAGCGCCAAGCGCATCGCGCTCGCGCCCAAACGCATCGAGGGCTACCGGTTCTTCCTCAACAAGGTTTGGAACGCGACGCGCTTCGTCCTCGGCAACTTGGGCGACCTCGCGTCGATCCCCGAGACGCGCCCCGAGCCGAAGAGCCTCTACGGGCGAGCGATCCTGGCCCAACTCGACCACGCGACACGCGTGAGCCACGAGGCCTTCGCGACTTTCCGCATCGACGACGCGGCCAACGAGCTCTATCGCTTCTTCTGGACGGACTTCTGCGACTGGTACGTCGAGCTCACCAAGATGGAGCTCAAGAGCGGGAGCCCCGAACAGCAGGCGGAGACGCGCCACGTGCTGGCGTACGTGCTCGAGGCGTCGCTTCGCCTCATGCACCCGCTCATGCCGTTCGTCACCGAGGAGCTGTGGCAACGGACCCCGAGGCCGCTGTCGCGCCCCAAGTCCATCGCCCTCGCGCCCTACCCCGCGGCCAAAGCTGACGTTGACGAGGCCGCGCTCTCTGAGATGACCCTCGTGCGGAACGTCATCTCCGCGGCGCGCACCGTC
This region includes:
- a CDS encoding valine--tRNA ligase → MSDAPQNDGSPDLTKAYEPREVEERWYAFWEKEGVFDASDAPDGRPVYVIPMPPPNVTGSLHMGHAQRCTLEDALVRYHRMMGYCTLWQPGIDHAGIATQTVVERQLAREGKTRHDLGREAFTERVWQWKAESGGTIARQQRKLGASPDWKRSKFTMDPDMNHAVREAFVRLFEDGLMYRATRLINWCPECQTALSDLEVENEEGAQGELFQFAYKVEGLGDEEIVVATTRPETMLGDTAVAVHPDDPRYTHLHGKRLVHPFLERTIPIVTDAILVDPKFGTGAVKVTPAHDFNDFATGKRHNLEEINILNLDGTMNAASGTFAGLDRKRARTAVKKALDEKGLARGSKPHVLTLPRCQRSAGVVEPMISTQWFLKMEAMAKAAQRAVDDGRTEIIPVEWKKTYDHFLSNIQDWCVSRQLWWGHQIPAWHGPNGEIRVARERPAECSEEAGWKQDPDVLDTWFSSALWPFATLGWPEKTPSLAKFYPTNAKQKSDLETGYDILFFWVARMMMFGLYFTGEVPFRRVLLSGLIVDETGDKMSKVKGNVIDPLDLIYGAEFTEIVKKALPGAPEAEALAKFRKAYPSTAQMGKGFPAFGADALRYTLATFPPSAKRIALAPKRIEGYRFFLNKVWNATRFVLGNLGDLASIPETRPEPKSLYGRAILAQLDHATRVSHEAFATFRIDDAANELYRFFWTDFCDWYVELTKMELKSGSPEQQAETRHVLAYVLEASLRLMHPLMPFVTEELWQRTPRPLSRPKSIALAPYPAAKADVDEAALSEMTLVRNVISAARTVRSEHEIHPAAQLDVSIRGPEAVLTTLKRHGGAIAALVKTTGERFESPDAQRAAGTVVAVIPTELGTVEVLVSLKGHVTKEQELSRIERELKRIDKDIAALAKKLSSAGFVDRAPAEVVVEARAQLRSFEEAKERLVSARALADELS